CCCCGGTACCGCCAGCCATCGCCGCTGGCCTCGTCGCCATTGCCCATGCGGCTTGCATAGACCTTGTTGGCAAGGGCCTGCGGATTGCCCGCATAGGGCTTGGCGCTGGCCAAATTGGGGAAGCGTTTCGGCCATACCGCAATGAGGCGGGCGGGCGATGAATAATTCAGGTTTTCGAGAAACCGCGTAAGGCCCACGCTTTCGTGGAAAAGCTGGGCAAGGAATTGCAGGATTTCGTCATCGGAGTTGAGCCCGAAAGTGGGGCCCCAGCCTTGCAGCTTGTCTTCCATCTGTTGCAGGATGATGCCGTTGCCGTTCGGTACGATCTTTTGCAAGGCGGCGCGGGTGAGCTTCACGATTTCGGCCCCGCAGCCGTCATCTGTTCGCCTATGATAAGAATGCAGGCTCGTTCCGCTTGTGGCTCACGCTTGAGAACCAGCCATTGCCGGGTGCGCGGGTTGACCCAGACTTCCCCAATGTTTTCGTCATCCGTGCCAGACGTTCCGCCCGCCACAGGGTTGACGCCAAGGCCCTTCAACAGGCCCGCCATTTCGGTTTCGGGCGCGCAGGCCATGAAGGATGGCGTCTGTGTCATCGCTGCCTTCGCCGGGTCACAGAACGCAAGCACAAGGGCTGGCAGAAGCCAGTGAATGGGTTTCATGGGGATGATCCTTGATGCGATGAAAGACGGCGCACGCTTGCGTTCAGATCGTCAACAGACTTGGTAAGTGTTTCGAGGCGCGTGTTTATGCCGCTTAGGGTGGAGGCCAGAATCTCGCGGCGATCAGCGTTTGCTTTCTGGGCATCCCTGATTGTGGACTCGACAGTTCCAACGCGGGTTTCCAAATTGCTGATCCGCTCGCTTTGCAGATCAACCTTGCTGTTCAATGTTGCGTAGGCCAGCGTCATCATAACGATGACCGTACCTATTGAGAGAATGTTGCCGGTGGTGATTTCGGGCTCAAAGCGAATGGCCATTGGTCAGGCGCTCCAAAAATGATGGATGAAAGCCAGCCGCGCGGCTTCAATGGCAAGGCAGATCAGCAAAGGCGCAAGCAGCCCCTTCCAGTCAAACGGCAGTCCACTTTGCCACTGCGTGAACTCGCGCCCGCAATAGAAGGCAGCGCCAGCGCAAAGCCCGGCATCAAGGCCGAACAGCGGCCAAAGGCACACGGCGATGATCAGCGCCACGGCGATGTGGCAGATGTAATAGCGTCCAAGCGGGCATTTGAGGCTCATGGCGTCACCACGCCACGATGATGATCAGGCCACCGCCGCCATCACCGCCGCGCCCACCAGTCACCCCGCCTGCACCACCACCGCCACCACATCCGATATTGCCATTGCCGCCGCGCCCGCCGACACCCGTACCGTTGGAACCGCCACCAGAACCGCCAAAAGATGCCAACGGTGCCCAGAGGAAGGGGCCATGCTGCCCGTCACCGCCATTTGCAAGGCCTCCGGTTAGCGCGGTTAACCAAGCTGCGCTATTGACGGAAACAGCACCGCCAGCAAAGCCCGTGTCACTCACCCCGACGCCAGCGCCACCGCCGCCCGGCGAGAGATTGTAATTGGAGCCGCCAGAACCAATCGCCGTGTTGGCGCCCACAGCGCCTGTCTGTGCGCCACCCACACCACCCACACCACCGCTCGAAACACCGCTGGCGCACAAAGCGCCCAAAAAACCAAAGCCGGGCGCAGTGGAGGCCGAGCCCGCAGCGCCGCCAGC
This Aestuariivirga litoralis DNA region includes the following protein-coding sequences:
- a CDS encoding glycoside hydrolase family 19 protein; translation: MKLTRAALQKIVPNGNGIILQQMEDKLQGWGPTFGLNSDDEILQFLAQLFHESVGLTRFLENLNYSSPARLIAVWPKRFPNLASAKPYAGNPQALANKVYASRMGNGDEASGDGWRYRGRGGLQATGRAMYQNISAILSHDFVANPDDMVDPKWILPSALAVAKILKLGSIHDFIQDTKALNGGTTGLAERQAYYKRLQNAFAGT